The Desulfurococcaceae archaeon DNA window CCGCGCTCATGCCAGCCTCAAACTCGCCTTTTCTTGCGCTTATGACGAGTATTGCGGCGTCAGCCTGGCTTGCACCGGTAATCATGTTCTTAACGAAGTCTCTGTGTCCCGGCGCGTCAATAATAGTGAAGAAGTACTTCTTGGTCTCGAACCTCATGTAGGATAGAGATATTGTTAAGCCTCTCTCCCTCTCTTCTTTGAGCCTGTCAAGCAACCAGGCGAACTTGAAGCTCTCTTTACCCATCTTCTTGGCCTGCTCTTCCAGCTCCCTTAGAGTCTTCTCGTCGAAGTACCCTAGACGGTACAGCAAGTTACCTACCATTGTACTTTTGCCGTGGTCTACGTGCCCTATTATTACCAGGTTCAAGTGGGGTTTCTGTACAAAGCTCATATCTTAATCCCCTGTACCTTTTTCTCGGTAGATTGTAAATTATGCTTATAAAGTTTACCCTCCAGGCAAGACTCTACATGCACAAGTAGCTTTAACCATTAACGGCACCGATGCTATGAGGTCGTTTTGGCTTTTACTGGCTTATCCCAGTTGGTTGAGGTTGAACTTAGAGCGCTATTTCGCTGTACTGCTCGGGGAACGCATTCATGTAGAGGTGTTCGCAATCGTTCTAGGCGTCTTCGAGAGCAGTGCGCACGGGGACTCTTGCGGGACGATCGAAAATAAAGCTACCTGCTACTTAAGGCTATCCTCTCTATCTCGTCCTTCCTTTGAACGGCATAGCTCTTTGGATCGTTATTCGCCGCTAGTATTATCTCCTCGGCGAGCACCTCTTCTATGGGTAGTGGATTATTAAACGCCTTTAACCTGGCACCCTCCGTGATGTGCTTTAGTGCTACATCGATGCGCCTTAACGGTGATACGTCCACCGATACGTGGTAGACTATACCACCGTACATTATCCTCGTAGTGTCCTCCCTAGGCGCTGAGTTTTCTATCGCGCGCACTAAGACCTGAAGGGGGTTTTCCCCTGTCCTGAGGTATATTATCTCGAATGCCTTTTTCACGATGTTATAGGCTAGGTGCTTCTTCCCCGTGTTCCTACCAGGCATCATGAGCTTGTTTATTAGCCTCTCCACCACGGGCACTTCTGCCTTACCGAACTTTCTGTGCTCGTGCCTACCGCCACTGTGCGGTAGACGTACTGGCTTAAAGCACAAGTATTTCTTCAAGCTGGGATCTCTAACGTCAACCCAGTTGTAGCTCCACTTCCCAAACAGCTTCACTTCTTCTATTTCCAGTTGAATGCCTGCAGCTTGCTCGCTCAACTAAGTGCACCTGCTCATCTAACGGGTTTTTGCTTTTTACCTAACCATAGGGCTTTAAGCGAAACGCCATTAACCATTACTACTTTGTACTTCACTCCCGGAATGTCACCCATAGCCCCGCCGAGCGTTCCACCAATGCCTTCTATGACGACCTCGTCGTGCTCGTCTATCATGTTTATACCGCCATCCCACGGCACGAAGGCCGTAACAACCTTACCGTTTTTTACTAATTGAACCCTAACGCATTTTCTAAGAGCAGAGTTGGGTTTACGTGACTCTACACCTACTTTCTCTAATACAATGCCGCGCGCCATGGGCGCCCCTTCTAGCGGGTCCTTGGTTAGCCCGGCCTTTCTAAGCGCTCTCCACTTGTATTCTCGTTGATACCACCTGAACTTTTTCCTCTTCTCTTTAAGCTTTCTCGCCGCGTAAAGCCCGTTGGGACCCTTCTTTCCAGGCATTTATAAGCACCTCGAACGCTTGGAGCCCGTTATTCACTATTCTAAACTATCTTAAAAACACATTTAAGCAACTATTACGGAGTCCACGCCAAAGTGTCTTTTAAGTATTAACCTTAGTTTCTGTATGTTCTTACCCCCCTTACCAATAGCTATCGCCTTGTCTGAAGGGTGCACTGCTACGTAGAGTATTCTTGTACCGTCGGGTCTCGTTACGAGCTTCATATCCGTGACTCTAGCCGGCGTGAGGGCGAGTTTCACCTGATCCTCTAACTTGTCGCTGTAACCGACTATTTCAATGTTCTTATTGAGTATCTTCCTGAGTTGCTGCACGTAAAATCCGCGCGGACCTATCGCTTTACCCACTTCGTCGGGATTTACTAGGAATATTATACGGTTGCTTTCCTCGTCAATTATGCAATCCCTTACCGTCGTGTTAGTGAACTCGCTTAGTAGGGCCATGTACCGGAACTCCTCCGGTGTAATCCTCACTTGTACTTTGTTATTATTCAATTACCGTTCACCTTTAACCATCTCTAAAATACCCGACTGACCGGGATCCACTACCGCGAGAACGGCGACGCTGTGCGGTCTTCCAATAACGCCTCCAAGCTCTACATTGGTGCCATCGAAGAATATCACTGGTATGTTACTCAACTTGGCGTAGTGCGTAACGTCGTTCTTGACCTCGGGAGGGGCGTTTACCGCGATTATAATGAGCTTTGCTTTTCCATGTAGAGCAAGCTTAGTTACCTCTCTAGAACCGTACACTACGTGACCGGTTCTCGCGGCTGTTTGAATTGCTTTGATTAGTTCCGGCTTTGATACACTTGTAGACACATCACTCACCTCCTTGCTGTTCCCTTTCTCTGAACACGTTGGGGTTCATGTAGACCTGTACAAGCCCCGTACCTACAGGAATGACCTGGCCTATTATAATATTTTCCGTCACACTAGGCAATAGGTCCTCTTCACCCATTACAGCTGCTTCTACAAGCTTTTGTACCGTTGTCTCAAAAGTGGCTCTTGCGAGAACACTCGGCTTCTCCCCAGCAATGCCCATCCTACCCACTTGCCTTACGTGACCAGTCCACGTCATCATATCGGCTAGTAACATGATGTGCCTTATGTCAACGTCTAATCCCTGATCATCGAGTGTGTTCTTGATTTCCTTGATTATAGCCGTTCTAGCAGCCTCAATGCCGAGGACTCGTTCAACCTCGTGAATACTGTTCGTGTAGACCTTTCTCCAGTTCACGCCGGGAACACGCATTACCTCCTCCAAGTTGCTTCCCTCGGCAATTATGATGTACTCGTCTCCTCTTCGCTGGATGATCGTCTTCTTTATGCCTTTAATCCCTTTAACCCTCGCTTGGAGAATCCTCGTTCTCAGCTTTTCGATCTTCACGGGATCTAAGTACTCCTCGGATAGAGCTATTTGCACCTCGAAGGGGTTTTCGTCCGATACTTTAACCTCGCCTATGTCGAGTTCGCTTAATACCCTTGTAACCTGCTCGACTGTTACACCTTTATCGGCCAGCATTTCCCTGTCCAATCTTAG harbors:
- the rpoA2 gene encoding DNA-directed RNA polymerase subunit A'', with the protein product MVTVAAAYLREEDVDVLLEKAKNELAPQLYEELSKKLKDLVRKRKLTAEVVAGIIEEVVRKYHESLIDPGEAVGTITAQSIGEPSTQMTLRVFHYAGVREYNVTLGLPRLIEIVDARKYPETPIMEIYLNDHVKYDLDKVKEIARQIELTFIENVTEELSIDYTEGVVILRLDREMLADKGVTVEQVTRVLSELDIGEVKVSDENPFEVQIALSEEYLDPVKIEKLRTRILQARVKGIKGIKKTIIQRRGDEYIIIAEGSNLEEVMRVPGVNWRKVYTNSIHEVERVLGIEAARTAIIKEIKNTLDDQGLDVDIRHIMLLADMMTWTGHVRQVGRMGIAGEKPSVLARATFETTVQKLVEAAVMGEEDLLPSVTENIIIGQVIPVGTGLVQVYMNPNVFREREQQGGE
- a CDS encoding 30S ribosomal protein S12, yielding MPGKKGPNGLYAARKLKEKRKKFRWYQREYKWRALRKAGLTKDPLEGAPMARGIVLEKVGVESRKPNSALRKCVRVQLVKNGKVVTAFVPWDGGINMIDEHDEVVIEGIGGTLGGAMGDIPGVKYKVVMVNGVSLKALWLGKKQKPVR
- a CDS encoding NusA-like transcription termination signal-binding factor translates to MNNNKVQVRITPEEFRYMALLSEFTNTTVRDCIIDEESNRIIFLVNPDEVGKAIGPRGFYVQQLRKILNKNIEIVGYSDKLEDQVKLALTPARVTDMKLVTRPDGTRILYVAVHPSDKAIAIGKGGKNIQKLRLILKRHFGVDSVIVA
- a CDS encoding 30S ribosomal protein S7 → MSEQAAGIQLEIEEVKLFGKWSYNWVDVRDPSLKKYLCFKPVRLPHSGGRHEHRKFGKAEVPVVERLINKLMMPGRNTGKKHLAYNIVKKAFEIIYLRTGENPLQVLVRAIENSAPREDTTRIMYGGIVYHVSVDVSPLRRIDVALKHITEGARLKAFNNPLPIEEVLAEEIILAANNDPKSYAVQRKDEIERIALSSR
- a CDS encoding 50S ribosomal protein L30e is translated as MSTSVSKPELIKAIQTAARTGHVVYGSREVTKLALHGKAKLIIIAVNAPPEVKNDVTHYAKLSNIPVIFFDGTNVELGGVIGRPHSVAVLAVVDPGQSGILEMVKGER